Proteins co-encoded in one Arachis stenosperma cultivar V10309 chromosome 7, arast.V10309.gnm1.PFL2, whole genome shotgun sequence genomic window:
- the LOC130941052 gene encoding calmodulin-binding protein 60 A — protein MSLKRRPEDAKHKSDTSTPDDKRPRHPPFANVVCELMRIQSVKHLLEPILEPLIRRVVKEEVELALRKHLTSLKQTGGKEMHTSELRSLQLQFENNISLPVFTGARIEGEDGSNLRVVLVDVSTGKVVSSGPESLAKVEIVVLEGDFEDESEIWMPEEFKSNIVREREGKKPLLTGDVAVYLKDGTGMVGEISFTDNSSWTRSRRFRLGAKVVDNFDGVRIREAKTESFIVRDHRGELYKKHHPPNLFDEVWRLEKIGKDGAFHKRLSREKIYSVKDFLTLLNLDPAKLRSILGTGMSAKMWEITVEHARTCTIDTTRHVYFPPPSQQKAGVVFNAVGQVTGLLSECEYVPVHKLSETEKADAQELVISAIKQGEKISSYEDEASLLEGSSHLTNVLYSESSPNTEGSSANKLLAPQKTEGPTYTPASASSPDIMSSIYSVGGTSALDDFCLPNFDSMGLRYDPTSLGFPVHQVASTLICDPDPMAHAFGDEDHLRFFDTDQDLQSAVDSFMLTRSSVAIGKAQRRWRKVTNVLKWFMVRKRKSDTNQQRQLRRT, from the exons ATGTCGCTCAAGCGGCGCCCCGAAGATGCTAAGCACAAATCTGACACTTCGACTCCCGACGATAAGCGGCCGAGGCATCCACCCTTTGCCAA TGTGGTGTGCGAGTTGATGAGGATACAGTCAGTCAAGCATTTGCTGGAGCCGATTTTAGAGCCCTTGATTCGTCGAGTG GTTAAGGAGGAAGTAGAATTGGCCTTGAGGAAGCATTTAACCAGCCTGAAACA gACTGGTGGAAAGGAGATGCATACTTCTGAATTGAGAAGCTTGCAGCTGCAGTTTGAAAACAATATTTCTCTTCCAGTGTTTACTGGAGCTCGGATTGAAGGAGAGGATGGCTCCAACTTAAGAGTAGTATTAGTTGATGTGTCGACAGGGAAAGTTGTTAGTTCAGGACCTGAATCCTTAGCTAAGGTGGAAATTGTGGTCCTTGAGGGTGATTTTGAAGATGAAAGTGAAATTTGGATGCCTGAAGAGTTTAAGAGCAACATTGTGAGGGAGAGAGAAGGAAAAAAACCCCTCCTTACTGGAGATGTAGCTGTATATCTTAAAGATGGGACTGGTATGGTTGGTGAAATTTCATTTACAGATAACTCAAGCTGGACAAGGAGCCGTAGGTTTAGGCTTGGTGCAAAAGTTGTGGACAACTTTGATGGCGTTAGAATAAGAGAAGCAAAGACAGAGTCATTCATTGTTAGGGATCACCGAGGAGAAT TGTACAAGAAACACCACCCTCCTAATCTGTTTGATGAAGTTTGGAGACTGGAGAAGATAGGCAAGGATGGAGCTTTCCACAAACGTCTGAGTCGGGAAAAGATCTACAGCGTGAAAGATTTTCTTACACTTCTGAATCTGGATCCTGCAAAGCTACGCAGT ATACTGGGCACTGGAATGTCTGCAAAGATGTGGGAAATAACTGTGGAGCATGCTCGAACTTGTACAATTGATACCACGAGGCATGTTTACTTCCCTCCCCCCTCTCAACAGAAAGCTGGTGTGGTCTTCAATGCTGTGGGACAAGTCACGGGACTACTCTCTGAGTGTGAGTATGTCCCGGTACATAAGTTGTCGGAAACTGAAAAG GCTGATGCTCAAGAATTGGTCATTTCCGCAATTAAACAAGGCGAAAAAATTTCCTCTTACGAAGATGAAGCATCTCTTTTGGAGGGTTCTTCACATCTAACCAATGTTCTTTACTCCGAGAGCTCACCAAATACCGAGGGATCCAGTGCCAACAAACTTTTGGCTCCTCAAAAGACTGAAGGTCCCACTTACACACCAGCAAGTGCCTCTTCTCCGGATATCATGTCATCCATTTATTCTGTTGGAGGCACCAGTGCCTTGGATGACTTCTGCTTGCCGAACTTCGACAGCATGGGCTTAAGATATGATCCTACTAGTCTTGGTTTTCCGGTCCACCAGGTTGCCAGCACTCTGATCTGCGACCCAGATCCAATGGCCCATGCATTTGGAGACGAAGATCATCTGCGTTTTTTCGATACCGATCAAGATTTGCAGAGCGCTGTGGATAGCTTCATGCTGACGCGCTCATCCGTTGCCATCGGTAAAGCTCAGAGGAGATGGAGAAAGGTAACCAACGTCCTAAAATGGTTCATGGTGAGGAAACGAAAAAGCGATACTAATCAGCAGCGGCAGTTGCGAAGAACATGA